Proteins encoded together in one Benincasa hispida cultivar B227 chromosome 1, ASM972705v1, whole genome shotgun sequence window:
- the LOC120070277 gene encoding protein ASPARTIC PROTEASE IN GUARD CELL 1 encodes MNISISSAFIFLTILTSLQFPSIFSRKLTQSPYSTAIFDVSASTKQAQNALSIKPKPFETHSHHPNSPLSLPLHPRLTLYNPSYKDYGSLVRARLARDAVRVQSLNRNLELSLNGGQKIGAGINGSESADSITAPVVSGQSLGNGGEYFARIGVGQPVQSFYLVPDTGSDVTWLQCQPCAAEKACYKQIDPIFDPKSSSSYTALSCNSQQCQLLDKANCNSDVCQYQVNYGDGSFTTGELATETLSFGNSNSIPNLPIGCGHDNEGLFVGAAGLIGLGGGAISLSSQLKASSFSYCLVDLDSDSSSTLEFNTDRPSDSLTSPLVKNDRFHSYRYVKVVGMSVGGNPLPISSTRFEIDESGLGGIIVDSGTTITQLPSDVYESLREAFVKQTSNLPPAQGISLFDTCYDLSGQSSVEVPVIAFVLPGENSLRLPAKNYLIPVDSDGTYCLAFFKTRSSLSIIGSFQQQGIRVSYDLANSLVGFSTNKC; translated from the coding sequence ATGAACATTTCAATTTCCTCTGCTTTTATCTTCCTAACAATCCTCACTTCCCTTcaattcccttcaattttcTCTCGCAAATTAACACAATCTCCTTATTCCACTGCCATTTTCGATGTCTCTGCCTCCACAAAACAAGCCCAAAACGCCCTCTCCATTAAACCCAAACCTTTTGAAACTCACTCTCACCATCCAAATTCCCCTTTATCTCTGCCATTGCACCCCAGATTAACCCTTTATAACCCTTCTTACAAGGACTACGGTAGCCTCGTCAGGGCTCGACTCGCCCGTGATGCTGTTCGAGTTCAATCTCTTAACCGAAATCTTGAGCTCTCTTTAAATGGGGGCCAAAAAATTGGTGCAGGAATTAATGGGTCTGAGTCTGCAGATTCAATTACCGCTCCGGTTGTTTCAGGGCAGAGTCTGGGTAATGGCGGCGAGTATTTTGCCCGGATTGGCGTCGGTCAGCCTGTGCAATCGTTTTATTTGGTGCCTGATACTGGCAGCGATGTCACGTGGCTTCAATGCCAGCCTTGCGCTGCTGAGAAAGCTTGCTATAAACAGATCGACCCGATATTTGACCCGAAATCGTCGTCTTCTTACACTGCTCTGTCTTGCAATTCACAACAATGTCAATTGCTAGACAAAGCCAATTGTAATTCCGATGTCTGTCAGTACCAAGTCAATTATGGAGACGGCTCATTCACGACCGGTGAACTCGCCACCGAAACGCTGTCGTTTGGGAATTCCAATTCCATACCTAACCTCCCAATCGGGTGTGGCCACGACAACGAAGGCCTCTTCGTTGGAGCCGCCGGTTTGATCGGCCTCGGCGGTGGGGCCATTTCCCTTTCTTCCCAACTAAAAGCGTCGTCGTTTTCATATTGCCTCGTCGACCTAGACTCAGACTCGTCCTCCACTCTTGAGTTCAATACGGACCGACCCAGTGACTCACTCACCTCTCCACTCGTGAAAAACGATCGATTCCACTCGTACCGGTACGTGAAAGTCGTGGGAATGAGTGTTGGCGGGAACCCTTTACCGATTTCATCGACGAGATTTGAAATCGACGAATCGGGATTGGGGGGAATAATCGTAGACTCTGGGACGACTATAACACAGCTACCGAGTGATGTGTATGAATCGTTAAGAGAGGCGTTTGTGAAGCAGACGAGCAACCTCCCGCCGGCACAAGGGATATCATTGTTCGATACGTGTTACGATTTATCAGGTCAGTCGAGTGTGGAGGTGCCGGTGATAGCATTTGTTCTGCCGGGAGAAAACTCGCTACGGCTCCCGGCAAAAAATTACTTGATCCCAGTGGACTCGGATGGAACTTATTGCTTGGCCTTTTTTAAAACAAGATCGTCGCTTTCTATAATTGGGAGCTTTCAACAACAAGGAATACGTGTCAGTTATGACTTGGCCAATTCCCTTGTCGGATTCTCAACTAATAAGTGTTAG